TGGCTTATAATAACCAAAACGCCCCAATCACCGTAAATGGCTTTAAAGATAGAGAACTCATCAATATAGGCTTTATCGCTGCTGAAATGGGACACAATATCACTTTAACCATAGAAGGGCTTAACGAACTTGAAGCCATTATCGACATTGCCAAAGAACGATTTAAGCCTAAGCCAAATATTGGACTTCGCGTGCGTCTTCACTCTGCAGGGGTTGGAATTTGGGCTAAAAGTGGCGGGATAAACTCCAAATTTGGATTAACTTCAACTGAACTCATCGAGGCTGTAAATTTATTAAAAGCCAATAAACTCTTAGAACAATTCACCATGATACATTTTCATCTAGGCTCGCAAATTACTGAAATTCATCCACTAAAAAAAGCCTTAAATGAAGCTGGAAATATCTACACTGAGCTTAGAAAAATGGGTGCAAAAAATCTAAAAGCTATTAATCTTGGTGGCGGTTTAGCTGTGGAATACTCGCAATTTAAAAACGAAAAAAGCAGAAATTACACTTTAAGAGAATACGCTAATGATGTGGTTTTTATCCTAAAAAATATCGCCGAACAAAAAAAAGATCTTGAACCTGATATTTTTATAGAAAGTGGGCGTTTTGTAGCGGCAAATCACGCGGTTTTAATCGCTCCTGTTTTGGAACTTTTCTCCCAAGAATACACCGAAAGCAAACTCATACTCAAAAAGCAAAATCCAAAACTTATCGATGAGCTTTACGATCTTTATAAAAGTATCAAGCCTTCAAATGCCCTAGAATATCTCCACGATAGCATCGATCATTTAGAAAGCATTTTAACCCTTTTTGATTTGGGCTATGTGGATTTAGAGGATCGCTCTAATGCTGAAATTCTAACGCATTTAATCACAAAAAAAGCCATTTTGCTTTTAGGCGACAAGCAAAACCCTGCGGATTTACTTGCCATACAAGATGAAGTGCAAGAAAGGTATTTGGTTAATTTTTCGCTTTTTCAAAGTATGCCAGATTTTTGGGGCTTGGAGCAAAACTTTCCTATTATGCCGCTTGATC
This genomic interval from Campylobacter sp. CCS1377 contains the following:
- the speA gene encoding biosynthetic arginine decarboxylase, yielding MMNYGIDIWGNENFIIKNGKVCINYEKKPAIIDIVKELRDDGYKGPLLLRFPHLIQKQIESIYGSFNKARKEFDYKGNFNAVYPLKVNQYPGFVKNLVRLGKDYNYGLEAGSKAELLLAMAYNNQNAPITVNGFKDRELINIGFIAAEMGHNITLTIEGLNELEAIIDIAKERFKPKPNIGLRVRLHSAGVGIWAKSGGINSKFGLTSTELIEAVNLLKANKLLEQFTMIHFHLGSQITEIHPLKKALNEAGNIYTELRKMGAKNLKAINLGGGLAVEYSQFKNEKSRNYTLREYANDVVFILKNIAEQKKDLEPDIFIESGRFVAANHAVLIAPVLELFSQEYTESKLILKKQNPKLIDELYDLYKSIKPSNALEYLHDSIDHLESILTLFDLGYVDLEDRSNAEILTHLITKKAILLLGDKQNPADLLAIQDEVQERYLVNFSLFQSMPDFWGLEQNFPIMPLDRLDEEPTRSASIWDITCDSDGEISYSKDNPLFLHDVDVEKENYFLGFFLVGAYQEVLGMKHNLFTHPTEAIISINDKGYEIESIIEAQSILDTLEDLDYDIHAIMDILNERISNSNLVNEKQKKHILGELYLFLNDNGYLKSIDGKES